From Polaribacter haliotis:
CTGCCCAAGCAGTTCCACCTCTATCGTAATTATTCATATAACTATTTAAAGTTGAGTTAAAAATGTCTGCACCAAATGAGAATTGACTATACATTTGGAAATACCAAGCTTTGTATTTTAAATTGATGTTGAAAGAACCTTGAATATCTGGAATAGGAGAAAACTCTCTTGATAACTGATAATCGTGTGTTTCATTTAAAATATAATCTCCATTTAAATCTTTCCAAATTGGAAAACCAGGTTGTATTGTTGCCCATGCAGATTTTCCTGCAAGAGGGTCTCCTGTATAAGGGTTTACTGGTAATTGATCTAAATTATCTAAGATATAATCGTTTGTAAAAAACTTATATAAATTAAGTGGTCTACCAACAACGTATCCATAGTCTCCAGACTCTCCAATATAATCTCTATTTCCGTTTGGTAAATCAGTTACGTAATTTTCATTTCTACTTAAACCAATATCGAATGAAAGTCGTAAGTCGTTCGTTCTAGGAAAAATATGGTAAGTAACAAAAGCTTCCCAACCATAGTTTAAAACTCCTGCTATGTTAGATTTTGCTCTATTATACCCAGAGTAACCAGGTAAAGATACATCAAATAATAATTTGTCTGTTTGTTTATGGTAAGCGTCGAAACTAACGTTAAGACGTCTGTTAAACATATCTAATTCTAAACCAATATCCCACTGTTCAGAGTTTTCCCAAGATAGTTTATTGTTTCCAATTTGATTATAATTTGGTACAACTCCTGTTGTTCCTCCATATGAAGAAACATTCATTTGGTTTGCCCAATATGCAGCACCTCCATAACCTAAGTTATAAGCTCCAAATCTTAAATAGTTTTGTGTAAACTGTTTTCCATTAATACCCCAAGTTACTTTTAATTTTGCAAAGTCTACAAAATCTGAAAGAATAGGTTTTAAAATAGGCTCATCAGAAAAAATCCAAGCCAAAGAAGCAGAAGGGAATTTTGCCCAACGTACATCTGTACCAAATCTAGAAGAACCATCGATACTAAAGTTTCCACTAAAAATATATCTGTCTTTATATTTGTAAGTTGCTCTTGCAAAATAAGATAATAACGAATTCGCATTTAAGTCGGAATAACCAGAAATTTCATCTTGTGAATATCTACTGTTTATAACTTTAATTGCATCACTACCAAAACCAACTGCAAGGAGACCTAAATCTTCATATTTATTGTAATCGATCTTGTTTCCTAAAATAGCAGAAACTTCATGGTTTCCACCAAAGTTTTTAAAATAACTTAAATAAAGGTCAGAAGATAAATTTTGACGAGTATATAGGGAGTAACTAGCTAGACCATCTTTATTTGTTCTAATTGTTGATGGTTCATAAAAATTCTTTTTATTACTACTATAAACGTAGGTTAATTGCGAGTTTAAAGTTAAACCATCAAAAAGATCTAAAGTTGCAAAATTAGAAAAGGTTGTTTTAAATTCTTTGTCTTCATTTAACTTATCTGTTAACTCACCAGTTAAAGCTTTTCTTCTTTCTTCGCTTATACTAAATAAAGACGAGTTTAAGTTTGTTGGACTTACAGGTAAAGAAGAGTTTAAATTGTATGAACCTCCATAAGGGTTTCCTTGTCCTGTTGAATTTTCTGTAATAGAAGCCAATATTCTAAATTGATTCGAGAAATTAGAACCTACTTTGTAATTTGTATTTGCAGACAAATTATAACGCTTAAAACCTGTTCCTTTTAAAACTCCTTCTGAATTTAAATATCCTAAAGAAAATCTATAGTTAGATTTCTCGCTACCTCCACGAACACTAAAGTTGTATTGTGTAGATGTACCAGGTTGGTAAAACATTTTTTGGTAATTAACGTTATTGTTAAATGCTGGATTTAAACTATCTGAAAGAACCATTGGTACTTCACTACCCTGAACCTCTCTAGGTAACCACCATCTATCTATCATGTCCCATTTAGCTTTTCTTTCTGCAGCTCCTAAAAGCATTGGAACTAAATTTGGTTTAGGAGATACTCCTGTAACAGCAGAAAAAGAAAATTCTGGTTTATCCATTGCTTTACCACCTTTTGTTGTAATAATAATAACTCCATTTGCTCCACGAGAACCATAAATAGCAGCAGCAGAAGCATCTTTTAGAATATCTATACTCTCAATATCATTAGGGTTTAAGGAAGCTAAAAAATCGACATTAGAAACATTATAACCTGCTAAATCTTCTAAAGAAGTCTGTACACCATCAATTACATATAATGGATTACTAAAAGCTGTGTTTGCATCTAATTGACCTGAAAGACTTGTATTTCCACGAATAACTAGAGATTGTCTTGCTCCTGGAGCACCACTCATAGTAATGTTTTGTACACCTGTAGCCTGTGTTGCAATTAAAGAAGAAACAGTTACTACTGGAATATCTTCTATTTGTGTAGCACTAATACTAGTTACAGCTCCAGTAACATCTTTTTTTCGTACTTTTTGGTAACCAATAAGTACAATTTCGTCTAATGCTTCTGCACCAGGTTTTAAAGTAATAGAGAGGTTTTCTTTGCCTGCAACAGGTACTTCTTTTTTATCGTAACCTATATAAGTTACTATAAGAATATCTGTTGGTTTTGCATTGATTTTGAAATTCCCATCAAAATCGGAAGATGTACCCTGGTTGGATCCCTTTACTACAATAGAGGCTCCTGGTAATGGACCACCAGTTTCGTCTAAAATTTTTCCTGTTATTGTTTTGGTTTGACCACTTACGGAATAAGTGATTAGTAATAAAACAAATAGCAGATTTTTAAGAAAATGCTGTTTCATAAATTAATTGTTTTTAAGTTTGTTTGATTTGATTTAATTTGACTTGAATTGAATTAGTTTTTGAAATTACTAACTCCACAAATATGTTAAGATTTAACATAAATTTAAGTAGGTTTTTTTTGCTAATACTGTTTGTATTTTCTTCAATCTCAATAAAAAGTGATTTAACCTACATAAAATGATTAAAATGTAGCTATTTGTTATTAACTTCAATTATTTTAAAGGACTTTTATTTTTTATTGAAAAATGAATTGAAAAAGTGTATTAATTATTTATATTCGAGCAATAGTTTAAACAGTATTTATTAATGAAGTTTTTTTTAAAAATATTATTTTCATTTATCTTTTTATCTATGGTAAAACTTGGGTATTCTCAGGAACCACTCAACTTTAAGAAACTAGATAAGGTTTTTCATGGAAATTCTAAAATCGAAGAAGGCGATTTAGGATACCTATGGATTACTTCTAATAAAGGGGTTTATAAATTTAATGGGTACGAATACATATTTAATCCATATGATTCGATTTTTACAAATTTTAAAAAATCGGATCAAGAATTTTTGGTAAAAAAAGACCATAGAAAAAGTATGTGGCTTTCTTCTTTAAATGGAGAGCTAATAAAAATAGATACTTTAAATAGAAAAAAAAGTTTTAGTAATGTTCTAACACATAATAAAAGAAAAATTCAAATTACTGCTATTGTTCCAAATAAAAACCAAGTTTGGTTTGGTTCTGAAGAAGGTTCTCTTTATAAATACAACTATAATAATTTAAAATTAGATAGTATAACAAGTCTACCGCTTATAAAAAAAATGGGCTTTAAAATAACTAATATTAAATTTATTAATGATAATAATTTTTGGGTTTCAACTAACAATAAAAAAATTTACAAATACAGTATTAACGAAAATAAATTAGAAGAACTAGAATTACCTTCAAATTTAAATGGTTCCTATTTAAGAATAGCATTAGATAGTAATAAAGATTTATGGATATCGTCCGATAATGGAAATATTTATAAATATAAAACTAAAGGAAAAAAGTATAGAGAATTTCTTTTAAAATTCAACAGTACTTCGAATGAGAATAGTTCAAGTGTAAACTTTAATATGATTATTTCTTTATTATATGATATTAATGGATTTATTTGGATTGGTACAGATGGAGATGGACTTTATAAAATTGATGTTGAAACAGATGAATTGACACTTTATAAGAATAATAAAAATAATAGATTCTCAATTAGTAATAATTCTATAACAAATATATCTCAAGATAGAAATGGAAATTTATATTTTCTAGATAAAACTGGGGTAATTAATATGCTTGCTAAATCTAATGATTATATAAAATACTATCATGGTTTAGAAGATAATACACCAATGTCTGTTCTTTCAATTTTTAAATCTTCAGATAGTTCTATATGGTTAGGTACAGATGGAGAAGGTTTAAATAGAATTTTACCAAACAAAGAAAAAACTCATTATAGTATTAATGAGAAAGGAAAAAAATTTTTTACAGCTAGATACATACAAAGTATAGAAGAAAACCCAAAAGGACAATTATGGCTTGCTACCTATTTAAATGGCTTGTGGGTTTTTAAAGATGGAAACTTCTCTAAAGTAGGTACACCAGATGAATCTGGAAAAAATAACGAAGAGGTAAGATTTTTATTTAAAGACTCTAAGAATAGAATTTGGAGCACTTCTGCTACCTCTTTTAATATATTTTCAGCAGAAAATAAATTACTGGCAACATTCGATTATAATGCCAATGGTTTAAGAGGA
This genomic window contains:
- a CDS encoding SusC/RagA family TonB-linked outer membrane protein; amino-acid sequence: MKQHFLKNLLFVLLLITYSVSGQTKTITGKILDETGGPLPGASIVVKGSNQGTSSDFDGNFKINAKPTDILIVTYIGYDKKEVPVAGKENLSITLKPGAEALDEIVLIGYQKVRKKDVTGAVTSISATQIEDIPVVTVSSLIATQATGVQNITMSGAPGARQSLVIRGNTSLSGQLDANTAFSNPLYVIDGVQTSLEDLAGYNVSNVDFLASLNPNDIESIDILKDASAAAIYGSRGANGVIIITTKGGKAMDKPEFSFSAVTGVSPKPNLVPMLLGAAERKAKWDMIDRWWLPREVQGSEVPMVLSDSLNPAFNNNVNYQKMFYQPGTSTQYNFSVRGGSEKSNYRFSLGYLNSEGVLKGTGFKRYNLSANTNYKVGSNFSNQFRILASITENSTGQGNPYGGSYNLNSSLPVSPTNLNSSLFSISEERRKALTGELTDKLNEDKEFKTTFSNFATLDLFDGLTLNSQLTYVYSSNKKNFYEPSTIRTNKDGLASYSLYTRQNLSSDLYLSYFKNFGGNHEVSAILGNKIDYNKYEDLGLLAVGFGSDAIKVINSRYSQDEISGYSDLNANSLLSYFARATYKYKDRYIFSGNFSIDGSSRFGTDVRWAKFPSASLAWIFSDEPILKPILSDFVDFAKLKVTWGINGKQFTQNYLRFGAYNLGYGGAAYWANQMNVSSYGGTTGVVPNYNQIGNNKLSWENSEQWDIGLELDMFNRRLNVSFDAYHKQTDKLLFDVSLPGYSGYNRAKSNIAGVLNYGWEAFVTYHIFPRTNDLRLSFDIGLSRNENYVTDLPNGNRDYIGESGDYGYVVGRPLNLYKFFTNDYILDNLDQLPVNPYTGDPLAGKSAWATIQPGFPIWKDLNGDYILNETHDYQLSREFSPIPDIQGSFNINLKYKAWYFQMYSQFSFGADIFNSTLNSYMNNYDRGGTAWAEKGLADLSAHTFWNQPGDGAAGVRFPAMYPSVGSLGAFYRFRSNQSLWIESGDYWKITNASIGHTFSGETWMKKLGLNRLRLYGSVLNPYMWQRSKAVVDASLVDAKGYTFGNGYPQARTFSIGIDAKF